Genomic segment of Polycladomyces abyssicola:
CAGAACATAGTACGGGTCCGCCGACCCCAGATGCATCCACAGAAAATCCGAATTGCGGATATGTGGGTTATACATGATCGACTGATAAAACGCGATCAGAATCGGCAATTGGATCAATAAAGGCATGCACCCGGCCATCGGGTTGACGTTGTGTTTCTGGAACAGTTTGACGGTCTCTTCCTGCAGCTTTTGCGGATTGTCCTTGTACTTCTCCCGCAGCCGATTGATCTCCGGTTGCAGCTTCTGCATCGCCTGGGAACTCTTCATCTGTTTGATCGTCAAAGGTAGGATCAGCAAACGGATCAGTACGGTCAGCACCAGAATCGCCCAACCGTAGTTACCCAGCACCCCTTTGACGTGATCCATTAACAATGTAAGCGGATAAACCAAAAATCGGTCCCACAAGCTGTTGCTTGGATCAACGTTGTGCTTGGTAGTGGTGCTGGGAGCACAACCGGCAACGGTCAACACCATTGCAGCGATCAAAATCAACGTAAGTATGCGACGTCCCTGCAAGGGAGATTCCTCCTTGTCAATCTGAACGGTTATCGCGGTTTTTGATTCGTCACGGCACCGGATCGTACCCACCGGGGTGAAAGGGATGGCATTTGCCGATCCGCTTCGCCGTCAACCACCCGCCCTTGATGACGCCATACTTTCGGATCGCCTCGTAGCCGTATGCCGAACACGTGGGATAAAAACGGCATGTAGGCGGTTTCAGCGGGGAGAGAAACCGGCGGTAAAACCGGATCAGCCACAATGCGATCGTCCTCATCCCGATCCAC
This window contains:
- a CDS encoding YidC/Oxa1 family membrane protein insertase, which produces MVLTVAGCAPSTTTKHNVDPSNSLWDRFLVYPLTLLMDHVKGVLGNYGWAILVLTVLIRLLILPLTIKQMKSSQAMQKLQPEINRLREKYKDNPQKLQEETVKLFQKHNVNPMAGCMPLLIQLPILIAFYQSIMYNPHIRNSDFLWMHLGSADPYYVLPVLAGVTTYLQSILMGMSNNPQARVFLFVMPVMIFVLALSFPSALALYWVYSNLFTMVQYYFIGDKYKVKREGTAR
- the yidD gene encoding membrane protein insertion efficiency factor YidD, whose product is MRTIALWLIRFYRRFLSPLKPPTCRFYPTCSAYGYEAIRKYGVIKGGWLTAKRIGKCHPFHPGGYDPVP